One genomic region from Yarrowia lipolytica chromosome 1C, complete sequence encodes:
- a CDS encoding uncharacterized protein (Compare to YALI0C02585g, similar to uniprot|Q9HEK6 Neurospora crassa Conserved hypothetical protein) produces MSTIHSRVAIHMAQFDPSHDMNHVDRVVRLAKVLGRKVAQSQTVDLQVVEVAALLHDVNDHKYQTQLSDGQSIMMSCLSDSGLSPEQQDLVLKIATNMSYSTEKKLRKTGEWGQWHDECVELHVVQDADRLDAIGAIGILRVAAYSGAKDRPLVLTTDDEGEDAMMHFDEKLLHLHKTMKTGPGKDLAVKRTKIMNELVQQMYDEVTLADLEEENPEMCAIGVLMKERWFKQ; encoded by the coding sequence ATGTCTACCATCCATTCACGAGTTGCCATACATATGGCGCAGTTCGATCCGTCTCATGACATGAATCACGTGGATCGAGTTGTTCGGTTGGCCAAAGTCCTGGGTCGCAAAGTAGCCCAGAGCCAGACGGTCGATCTCCAGGTTGTCGAGGTCGCAGCTCTGTTGCACGACGTCAACGACCACAAGTACCAGACCCAATTGAGCGACGGACAGAGTATCATGATGAGTTGTCTTTCGGACTCGGGTCTATCGCCAGAGCAGCAAGATCTGGTGCTCAAGATTGCCACCAACATGAGCTATTCGACCGAAAAAAAGCTGCGAAAGACCGGTGAATGGGGCCAGTGGCACGACGAATGTGTGGAGTTACATGTGGTCCAAGATGCGGATAGATTGGATGCCATTGGAGCCATTGGAATTCTACGAGTGGCTGCTTACTCTGGAGCTAAGGACAGACCGTTGGTTCTTACTACAGATGATGAGGGAGAAGACGCCATGATGCATTTTGACGAAAAGCTGTTGCATTTACACAAGACCATGAAAACGGGGCCTGGAAAAGACCTGGCTGTGAAGAGAACCAAGATCATGAATGAACTGGTGCAGCAGATGTACGACGAGGTGACCTTGGCCGAtctggaagaggagaaTCCCGAGATGTGCGCCATTGGTGTGCTGATGAAGGAGAGATGGTTTAAGCAGTAG
- a CDS encoding uncharacterized protein (Compare to YALI0C02607g, weakly similar to DEHA0C11594g Debaryomyces hansenii IPF 1664.1), with protein MTAAETIFIVCAVVVILLAVVFLPQINGLGSYKPVAKKTKHKKLREDDILEEPENGYDTYQPPTTSQIQSRDSSSQSSTTFRKRVNDRLNDVADSAPVTFRPLVKKPVSQPRSSGSGIARHVDENFDLDEFWQKEAENDVRDIQTEELRRQKEEMERVNFARNEDNV; from the coding sequence ATGACCGCCGCAGAAACCATCTTCATCGTTTGTGCCGTCGTTGTCATTCTCTTGGCCGTGGTTTTTCTGCCGCAAATCAACGGTCTCGGCAGCTACAAGCCCGTGGCTAAAAAGACCAAGCATAAGAAGCTGCGAGAAGACGACATCCTTGAGGAGCCCGAAAACGGCTACGACACATACCAGCCCCCGACCACCAGCCAGATCCAGTCGCGTGACAGTTCGTCGCAGTCGTCTACAACCTTCCGAAAGCGGGTCAACGACCGACTCAACGATGTGGCTGACTCTGCCCCTGTCACTTTCCGACCCCTGGTCAAGAAGCCCGTCAGCCAGCCGCGAAGCTCAGGCTCTGGAATCGCCCGTCACGTCGACGAGAACTTTGATCTCGACGAGTTCTGGCAAAAGGAGGCCGAAAACGATGTCAGAGATATCCAGACGGAGGAGTTGAGACgtcagaaggaggagatggagcgGGTGAACTTCGCTCGGAATGAGGATAACGTCTAG